One genomic segment of Megalopta genalis isolate 19385.01 unplaced genomic scaffold, iyMegGena1_principal scaffold0060, whole genome shotgun sequence includes these proteins:
- the LOC143261655 gene encoding uncharacterized protein LOC143261655: protein MDNITNKMENIILNNTVTAAEAASAATTNAAAEAASAATTNAAAEATSATTTCNAAAETSSATTATAAVENAAESLDSILARQREIAAAYESGRASQWRNILGQLARGTARPNLANLVAANRELKKLKKKTVYGPQKRGKKGEKRRGRGGRGGRGGSAKYIVNFY from the exons atggataacattacaaataaaatggaaaatattatactgaacaacacggtcacagcagcggaggcagcctccgcagctacaactaacgcagcagcggaggcagcctccgcagctacaactaacgccgcagcggaggcaacctccgcaacaactacgtgtaacgcagcagcggagacgagctccgctacaacagcaaccgcggcagtggagaacgccgcagaatcgctcgactcaattctggcgcggcagcgagaaatcgctgccgcgtacgagtctgggagagct tcgcagtggcgaaatatattaggccagctggctcgggggacagctaggcctaacctggcgaacctagttgctgctaat agagagctgaaaaaacttaaaaaaaaaactgtttatggcccccagaagaggggcaaaaaaggggaaaaaagaagaggaagaggaggaaggggaggaagaggagggagcgccaaatatatcgttaatttttattaa
- the LOC143261650 gene encoding uncharacterized protein LOC143261650, whose protein sequence is MEVTSEMDKVTDTATEETSATGRATAAAEESSATETATAAAETSSAPPTATAVAGNSEESLDSILTRQREIAAAYESGRASQWRNILGQLARGVVRPNLANLVAANRELKKLLRTTMYGPLKRGEKRKGRGGRGGRGGRGGRGGRGGRGGRGGRGGGVGAIPVQPKPAVDNTG, encoded by the exons atGGAAGTTACAAGTGAGATGGATAAAGTTACGGACACAGCAACGGAGGAAACCTCCGCCACGGGGAGGgcgaccgcggcagcggaggAAAGCTCCGCCACGGAGACAGCGACCGCGGCAGCGGAAACATCCTCCGCGCCGCCAACAGCCACCGCGGTCGCAGGGAATTCGGAGGAGTCACTCGACTCGATTTTGACGCGGCAGCGGGAAATCGCTGCCGCATACGAGTCagggagggct tcacaatggaggaacatattgggccaaCTGGCCAGAGGGGTGGTCAGGCCAAACCTGGCAAACCTTGTAGCGgcgaat AGAGAGCTGAAGAAGCTGCTGAGGACAACGATGTATGGCCCCCTGAAGAGGGGGGAAAAAAGGAAagggagaggaggaagaggaggaagaggaggaagaggaggaagaggaggaagaggaggaagaggaggcagAGGAGGCAGAGGAGGGGGGGTAGGGG CAATACCAGTCCAGCCGAAACCAGCCGTTGACAACACCGGGTAg
- the LOC143261651 gene encoding uncharacterized protein LOC143261651, with amino-acid sequence MPKVVNSMNWEDVVSSQLLRRMKGGASKKLTLTTPRYSKRKIMKERTQQAAAARKMRTEKIEAAEVSQEMPHFIIEPGTQEQSCAQPIIDEGLTITDFRFVVEQVLLIGYHSATFECTTQHLQVIGMKRSGLLATITLKCKMCQYEAEVHSQTADNKTMDLHYTTTLAAITSGGGYAKMEEMFATMNIPCMSRTEYRRRHDDIVEDLVGLAEAEMLAAAEEEIQLAVRRGDVSVSGIPFIPVVADGSWMKRSYHSGRCEE; translated from the exons atgccaaaggttgtgaattcaatgaattgggaggatgtggtttcttcccaattgcttagacgtatgaaggggggtgcatcgaaaaaactgaccctgaccacaccaagatacagcaaaagaaaaattatgaaggagag aactcaacaagctgcagcggcaaggaagatgcgcaccgagaagatcgaagcagcggaggtaagtcaagaaatgccccatttCATCATCGAGCCAGGAACGCAAGAGCAATCATGTGCACAGCCAATCATCGATGAAGGATTAACCATAACGGACTTCCGGTTCGTGGTGGAGCAGGTACTACTGATAGGGTACcactcggcaacgttcgaatgTACCACGCAACATCTGCAAGTGATCGGGATGAAGCGCTCGGGATTGTTAGCAACGATAACTCTGAAGTGCAAGATGTGCCAATATGAAGCGGAAGTGCACAGTCAAACGGCAGACAACAAAACAATGGACTTGCATTATACTACGACCCTCGCTGCAATCACTTCTGGAGGTGGTTACGCAAAGATGgaagaaatgtttgcaacaatgaacattccaTGCATGTCAAGGACGGAATATCGAAGACGTCATGACGACATTGTTGAAGATTTGGTGGGtcttgctgaagcagaaatgctagcagcggcagaagaggagatacaattagccgtccgaagaggcgacgtttcagtttccggtatTCCTTTCATCCCCGTCGTGGCTGACGGCAGCTGGATGAAAAGATCGTACCATAGTGGAAG GTGTGAAGaataa